In Drosophila nasuta strain 15112-1781.00 chromosome 2R, ASM2355853v1, whole genome shotgun sequence, a single genomic region encodes these proteins:
- the LOC132787505 gene encoding uncharacterized protein LOC132787505: MYLKRVHYIGALQLLLLIVGSHGEMPLFFPASSVLQVTSSLSVPVVIPQRKLFWDWGLQMNYNLPAQPSSFYAASIWPDEFERRHKRQLRNETQKYMPTNGLTNMHPNDLTAGELYESIENMLTRYGIDESCLLRSVCELARHPFDDGHQNMLTALLTFTLTPSLHEAFAPSETVYREI; the protein is encoded by the exons ATGTATCTTAAACGTGTGCACTACATCGGGGCTCTGCAGCTATTACTGCTTATAGTTGGGAGTCATGGGGAAATGCCACTGTTCTTTCCAGCATCATCAGTGCTGCAGGTTACCTCGTCGTTGTCGGTGCCAGTGGTAATACCCCAACGGAAACTATTCTGGGATTGGGGACTGCAGATGAACTACAATTTGCCCGCGCAGCCATCTAGCTTTTATGCGGCATCCATTTGGCCAGATGAGTTCGAGCGTCGCCACAAACGTCAATTGAGGAACGAAACACAGAAGTATATGCCTACTAACGGACTAACGAATATGCATCCCAATGACCTTACGGCGGGGGAGCTCTATGAGAGCATTGAAAATATGCTGACGCGGTACGGCATCGATGAGTCCTGTCTGTTGCGAAGTGTGTGCGAATTGGCCCGACATCCCTTCGATGATGGACACCAGAACATGCTAACAGCATTGTTGACCTTTACGTTAAC GCCATCGCTGCATGAGGCCTTTGCACCCAGTGAGACTGTGTATCGTGAAATCTAA